A stretch of the uncultured Desulfobacter sp. genome encodes the following:
- a CDS encoding putrescine aminotransferase, producing MSRDITQAFKEANKYVDLIEKNDTDITQKEREMVAKETVENFRNHVNKGFLEYRKSVTEENSFAVTEWTGQGSILKDILGREYIDLLGGFGLYTYGIRHPKIVAAVKAQLDRSPQYSQEMLDPLRAKLAQVIGMITPGDIQYGFFANSGTEAVEGAMKLAKFYTGKKGFIAMLKGFHGKTLGSLSLMGKDVYRQPLLPLLEGVQHAPFGDADAVERILKANAAVGNDIAGIVAEPIQGEAGAIVPPDDFWPRLRELCDKFGVLLIADEVQTGFGRTGKIFGVDHWGVTPDIMCFGKALGGGVVPMSGFFSTPEIWEVMEPNPFMHTTTTGGNPIACAAALAAITVLQAEDLPGQAAQKGEYVKGRLGELQEKYPGILEKITGKGLLIGMEFVSDEIGYQLAAGLFARGVITAGTLTNAKCIRFEPALNIPMETLDKALDTMEEVFKEIKG from the coding sequence ATGAGCAGGGATATCACCCAAGCATTTAAAGAAGCCAATAAGTACGTTGACCTGATTGAGAAAAACGATACCGACATCACCCAAAAAGAGCGGGAGATGGTGGCCAAAGAAACCGTTGAGAATTTTCGCAACCACGTTAATAAAGGGTTTCTCGAATACCGCAAATCAGTCACCGAAGAAAACAGCTTTGCCGTTACGGAGTGGACCGGCCAAGGTTCCATTTTAAAAGATATCCTTGGCCGTGAATACATTGATCTGCTTGGCGGGTTTGGGCTGTACACCTACGGCATCCGGCACCCCAAAATTGTAGCGGCCGTTAAAGCCCAGCTGGACAGAAGCCCCCAGTACAGCCAGGAGATGCTTGATCCCCTGCGGGCAAAACTGGCCCAGGTGATCGGCATGATCACGCCAGGGGACATCCAGTATGGTTTTTTTGCCAATTCCGGCACCGAAGCGGTGGAAGGTGCCATGAAACTTGCCAAATTTTACACCGGTAAAAAAGGGTTCATTGCCATGCTCAAAGGCTTTCATGGAAAAACCCTGGGGTCTCTTTCCCTGATGGGCAAAGACGTTTATCGCCAACCCCTGCTGCCTTTACTTGAAGGGGTGCAGCATGCGCCGTTCGGGGATGCCGACGCCGTGGAGCGGATACTTAAAGCCAATGCCGCCGTAGGCAACGACATTGCCGGCATCGTGGCCGAACCCATCCAGGGAGAGGCAGGCGCCATTGTTCCCCCCGATGATTTCTGGCCCCGCCTGCGCGAGCTGTGTGACAAATTTGGCGTGCTGCTCATTGCCGATGAAGTTCAGACCGGATTTGGTCGCACCGGCAAAATTTTCGGTGTGGACCACTGGGGCGTAACCCCTGACATCATGTGCTTTGGCAAAGCCCTGGGTGGCGGCGTTGTGCCCATGTCCGGCTTTTTTTCCACCCCTGAAATATGGGAAGTCATGGAACCCAACCCCTTCATGCACACCACCACCACCGGCGGCAACCCCATTGCCTGTGCAGCAGCCCTTGCCGCCATCACCGTACTCCAGGCAGAAGATCTGCCCGGACAGGCCGCCCAAAAAGGTGAATATGTAAAAGGCCGCCTGGGTGAACTTCAGGAAAAGTACCCGGGCATTCTGGAAAAAATCACCGGCAAAGGCTTGCTAATCGGTATGGAATTTGTCTCCGATGAGATCGGATACCAGCTGGCGGCCGGGCTGTTTGCACGGGGTGTTATCACAGCCGGCACCTTGACCAATGCCAAATGCATCCGGTTTGAACCGGCATTGAACATCCCCATGGAGACCCTGGACAAAGCCCTGGATACCATGGAAGAGGTCTTTAAGGAGATTAAAGGATAA